From a region of the Pukyongiella litopenaei genome:
- a CDS encoding glutathione S-transferase family protein: protein MIRVHHLNRSRSLRILWLLEELDLPYEVMRYERDAETGLAPPDLCALHPLGKSPLIEMSGKLIAESGAIVEAVCARHGAQLVPDPGTDAYLQHLELMHYAEGSAMTPILLNLYVSRLGEAGEPLQPRIQAELANHFGYMETVLRPSGHFVLDDLSAADIMLSFPAEIAMRMGRAEAFPKLAGFVEWVRARPAYQRALTRGGGD from the coding sequence ATGATCCGGGTTCACCATCTCAACCGGTCGCGGTCGCTGCGCATCCTCTGGCTGCTGGAAGAACTCGACCTGCCCTACGAGGTCATGCGCTATGAACGCGACGCGGAAACCGGGCTCGCCCCGCCCGACCTGTGCGCGCTGCACCCGCTGGGGAAATCGCCGCTGATCGAGATGAGCGGCAAGCTGATCGCGGAATCCGGCGCCATCGTCGAGGCGGTCTGCGCCCGCCACGGGGCGCAGCTGGTCCCCGACCCCGGCACGGATGCCTATCTCCAGCATCTCGAACTGATGCATTACGCCGAAGGGTCAGCAATGACGCCGATCCTGCTGAACCTCTATGTCAGCCGGCTGGGCGAGGCGGGCGAACCGCTGCAACCGCGCATCCAGGCGGAACTGGCCAATCACTTCGGCTATATGGAAACGGTGCTGCGGCCATCCGGACATTTCGTTCTGGATGACCTGTCGGCCGCCGATATCATGCTCAGCTTTCCCGCCGAGATCGCGATGCGCATGGGACGCGCCGAGGCGTTCCCGAAACTCGCCGGTTTCGTGGAGTGGGTGCGCGCCCGCCCCGCCTATCAGCGCGCCCTGACCCGTGGCGGCGGCGACTAG
- the ppk2 gene encoding polyphosphate kinase 2 yields MTSDAQPVPTNSAEHPAAEASRTPGGPSPDEVRRAFESGRYPYSRKLGRRAYEADKAVLQAELLKVQHWAQETGEKFVLLFEGRDAAGKGGTIKRFMEHLNPRSARVVALNKPTEEERGQWYFQRYVEHLPTNGEMVFYDRSWYNRAGVERVMEFCAPQDYLEFMRQTPDLERMLVRSGIRLYKYWFSVTQREQVRRFDSRATDPLKRWKLSPIDKASLDKWDDYTEAKEAMFFYTDTADAPWTVVKSNDKKRARLNCMRHFLASLDYPDKDRGIVGGPDPLIVGQAHHVIHKSDHILGTALHPGVRVR; encoded by the coding sequence ATGACCAGCGATGCGCAGCCCGTGCCGACGAACTCAGCCGAACACCCGGCCGCCGAAGCCTCGCGGACCCCCGGCGGGCCCAGCCCCGACGAGGTGCGCCGGGCCTTCGAGAGCGGGCGTTATCCATATTCGCGCAAGCTGGGGCGGCGGGCCTACGAGGCTGACAAGGCGGTGTTGCAGGCCGAGCTGCTGAAGGTGCAGCACTGGGCGCAGGAGACGGGCGAGAAATTCGTGCTGCTGTTCGAAGGCCGCGACGCGGCGGGCAAGGGCGGCACGATCAAGCGGTTCATGGAGCATCTCAATCCGCGGTCCGCGCGCGTCGTGGCGCTGAACAAGCCGACCGAAGAGGAACGCGGCCAGTGGTATTTCCAGCGCTATGTCGAGCATCTGCCGACAAATGGCGAAATGGTGTTCTATGACCGGTCCTGGTACAACCGCGCCGGTGTCGAACGGGTGATGGAGTTCTGCGCGCCGCAGGATTATCTCGAATTCATGCGCCAGACGCCCGATCTCGAACGGATGCTGGTCCGGTCGGGCATCCGCCTCTACAAATACTGGTTCTCGGTCACCCAGCGCGAACAGGTGCGCCGGTTCGACAGCCGTGCGACGGATCCGCTGAAACGGTGGAAACTGTCCCCGATCGACAAGGCCAGCCTCGACAAGTGGGACGACTACACCGAAGCCAAGGAGGCGATGTTCTTCTATACGGATACGGCGGATGCGCCGTGGACGGTGGTGAAGTCCAACGACAAGAAACGCGCCCGGCTGAACTGCATGCGGCATTTCCTGGCCTCGCTGGACTATCCCGACAAGGACCGCGGCATCGTGGGCGGACCCGATCCGCTGATCGTCGGGCAGGCCCATCATGTGATCCACAAATCGGATCATATCCTGGGCACCGCGCTGCATCCCGGCGTGCGGGTGCGCTAG
- a CDS encoding IS3 family transposase (programmed frameshift) produces MESKKKRTPAYTAEFRERGVRLFRERRPDYTSDNAAYRAIAPKLGCSHDTLRAWCIQAARDAGERDGLTSEQKARLKALEREVKELRTANEILKKASAYFCPGGARPPVPQMIAFIEKHRGVFGVEPICRVLQIAPATFHRHAAIARNPQLASDRTRQDAVDIEKIKAVHGKSRGRYGARKIWHQLRRDEHDIARCTVERLMHLHGLQGVVRGQKKTTIPDPAQPCPDDKVNRQFVAAMPDQLWVSDFTYVSTWAGMVYVAFIIDVFARKIVGWRVSTSMTTGFVLDALNQAICQRCPTGGGLIHHSDRGSQYLSIRYTERLADAGIDTSVGSVGDSYDNALAESVIGLFKTEVINFLGPWKSMAQVEWETLQWVSRYNNERLHSAIGHRPPQEVEDTFYEQMNTLEKAA; encoded by the exons ATGGAATCGAAGAAGAAGCGCACGCCGGCATATACGGCCGAGTTCCGCGAGCGCGGCGTCCGGCTATTCCGCGAACGGCGGCCCGATTACACCAGTGACAACGCGGCGTATCGGGCGATCGCCCCGAAGCTTGGCTGCTCGCACGACACACTGCGCGCCTGGTGCATCCAGGCGGCACGCGATGCAGGCGAGCGCGACGGGCTGACCAGCGAGCAGAAGGCCCGCCTCAAGGCGCTGGAGCGCGAGGTGAAGGAACTGCGCACGGCCAACGAGATCCTGAAGAAGGCGTCGGCTTATT TTTGCCCAGGCGGAGCTCGACCGCCTGTTCCGCAAATGATCGCCTTCATCGAGAAGCATCGCGGGGTCTTTGGGGTCGAGCCGATCTGCCGTGTCCTGCAGATTGCCCCAGCAACCTTCCATCGCCATGCCGCCATCGCGCGCAATCCCCAGCTTGCCTCGGACCGCACCAGGCAGGATGCTGTGGATATTGAGAAAATCAAGGCAGTCCACGGCAAGAGCCGGGGCCGTTATGGTGCCCGCAAGATCTGGCACCAGCTTCGGCGCGATGAGCACGACATCGCGCGTTGCACCGTGGAAAGGCTCATGCATCTTCATGGATTGCAAGGGGTTGTGCGGGGCCAGAAGAAGACAACCATCCCCGATCCAGCGCAGCCTTGCCCTGATGACAAGGTCAACCGGCAGTTCGTGGCTGCCATGCCCGATCAGCTCTGGGTGTCGGACTTCACCTATGTGTCGACATGGGCGGGGATGGTCTATGTGGCCTTCATCATCGATGTCTTCGCCCGCAAGATCGTGGGCTGGCGCGTCTCGACCTCGATGACGACAGGCTTCGTGCTGGATGCCCTGAACCAGGCCATCTGCCAGCGATGCCCAACAGGCGGCGGGTTGATCCATCACTCCGATCGCGGCAGCCAGTATCTGTCCATCCGCTACACCGAGCGCCTGGCCGATGCCGGTATCGACACTTCGGTGGGCAGCGTGGGCGACAGCTATGACAACGCGCTGGCCGAGAGCGTCATCGGCCTGTTCAAGACCGAGGTGATCAACTTCCTCGGCCCCTGGAAATCCATGGCCCAGGTCGAATGGGAGACCCTGCAATGGGTCAGCCGGTATAACAACGAGCGGCTACACAGCGCCATCGGGCACCGGCCGCCACAGGAAGTGGAGGATACATTCTACGAACAGATGAACACCCTTGAAAAAGCCGCGTAG
- a CDS encoding transposase, whose protein sequence is MTKRNRYSAEFKAKVALEGIREELTLAELSRKYSVHPNMIGNRKRTAI, encoded by the coding sequence ATGACGAAAAGAAACCGGTATTCAGCCGAATTCAAAGCCAAGGTTGCGCTTGAGGGGATTCGTGAAGAGCTGACGCTGGCGGAGTTGTCGAGGAAGTACAGTGTTCACCCGAACATGATCGGCAACAGGAAACGGACCGCCATCTAG
- the parE gene encoding DNA topoisomerase IV subunit B, with protein MNDLLTETAPTDYDASSIEVLEGLEPVRKRPGMYIGGTDERALHHMVAEILDNSMDEAVAGHANRIEVELHDDHSLTVRDNGRGIPIDPHPKFPGKSALEVILCTLHAGGKFSGKAYETSGGLHGVGASVVNALSDSMVVQVARDRQLYEQRFSRGLPLGPVEQIGAAPNRRGTTVTFHADAEIFGHHRFKPARLFKSIRSKAYLFSGVEIRWKSAIDDGETPREATFHFPGGLSDYLNETMNGATTYADAPFAGTVDFREKFGASGKVEWAINWTPSRDGFIQSYCNTVPTPEGGTHVAGFWSAILKGIRAYGELVNNRKAAQITRDDLLTGGCALVSCFIREPEFVGQTKDRLATTEAQRLVENSVRDHFDNWLAADTKSAGAILDFLVLRAEERLRRRQEKETARKSATKKLRLPGKLVDCSSNAREGTELFIVEGDSAGGSAKMARDRKTQALLPLRGKILNVLGAASSKLGSNAEISDLSQALGVGLGTRFNLDDLRYDKVIIMTDADVDGAHIASLLMTFFFTQMRPMIDAGHLYLACPPLFRLTQGARRVYALDEAERDMWMDKGLGGKGKIDVSRFKGLGEMDAKDLKETTMDPASRKLIRVTIDEDEPGETGDLVERLMGKKPELRFQYIQENARFVEELDV; from the coding sequence ATGAACGATCTCCTGACAGAGACCGCCCCGACCGATTACGATGCCTCGTCGATCGAGGTGCTCGAAGGACTGGAACCGGTCCGCAAACGCCCCGGCATGTATATCGGCGGCACCGATGAACGCGCGCTGCACCATATGGTGGCCGAGATCCTCGACAACTCGATGGACGAGGCGGTCGCCGGTCACGCCAACCGGATCGAGGTGGAACTGCATGACGACCATTCGCTGACCGTGCGCGACAACGGGCGCGGCATCCCGATCGACCCGCACCCCAAGTTCCCGGGCAAATCCGCGCTCGAGGTGATCCTGTGCACCCTGCATGCGGGCGGCAAGTTCTCGGGCAAGGCCTATGAGACCTCGGGCGGTCTGCATGGCGTCGGCGCGAGCGTCGTCAACGCACTGTCGGATTCGATGGTGGTGCAGGTCGCCCGCGACCGGCAGCTCTATGAGCAGCGGTTTTCGCGTGGCCTGCCGCTGGGACCGGTGGAACAGATCGGCGCCGCCCCCAACCGGCGCGGCACCACCGTGACCTTTCACGCCGATGCCGAGATATTCGGCCACCACCGGTTCAAACCCGCCCGCCTGTTCAAGTCGATCCGGTCCAAGGCCTACCTGTTCTCGGGCGTCGAGATCCGCTGGAAATCGGCCATCGACGACGGGGAAACCCCGCGTGAGGCCACGTTCCACTTTCCCGGCGGGCTGTCGGATTACCTGAACGAAACGATGAACGGCGCCACCACCTATGCCGATGCCCCGTTTGCCGGAACCGTCGATTTCCGCGAGAAATTCGGCGCCTCGGGCAAGGTGGAATGGGCGATCAACTGGACGCCGTCGCGCGACGGATTCATCCAGTCCTATTGCAACACCGTGCCCACCCCCGAAGGCGGCACCCATGTCGCCGGGTTCTGGTCCGCGATCCTCAAGGGCATCCGCGCCTATGGCGAGCTGGTGAACAACCGCAAGGCCGCCCAGATCACCCGCGACGACCTGCTCACGGGCGGCTGCGCGCTGGTATCCTGCTTTATCCGCGAGCCGGAATTCGTCGGCCAGACCAAGGACCGGCTGGCCACCACCGAAGCACAGCGGCTGGTGGAGAACTCGGTGCGCGACCATTTCGACAACTGGCTGGCGGCCGACACGAAATCGGCGGGCGCCATTCTCGATTTCCTAGTGCTGCGGGCCGAGGAACGGCTGCGCCGCCGGCAGGAAAAGGAAACCGCCCGCAAATCGGCGACCAAGAAACTGCGCCTGCCGGGCAAGCTGGTGGATTGCTCGTCGAACGCGCGCGAAGGCACCGAACTGTTCATCGTCGAAGGCGACAGCGCCGGAGGGTCGGCCAAGATGGCCCGCGACCGCAAGACCCAGGCGCTGCTGCCCCTGCGCGGCAAGATCCTGAACGTGCTGGGCGCGGCCAGTTCGAAACTGGGATCGAACGCCGAGATCTCGGACCTGTCCCAGGCGCTCGGCGTCGGGCTGGGCACGCGGTTCAACCTCGACGACCTGCGCTATGACAAGGTCATCATCATGACCGACGCCGACGTGGACGGGGCGCATATCGCATCGCTGCTGATGACGTTCTTCTTTACCCAGATGCGCCCGATGATCGACGCGGGCCATCTCTACCTGGCCTGCCCGCCGCTGTTTCGCCTGACCCAGGGCGCCCGCCGCGTCTATGCGCTGGACGAGGCCGAACGCGACATGTGGATGGACAAGGGACTGGGCGGCAAGGGCAAGATCGACGTGTCCCGGTTCAAGGGCCTGGGCGAGATGGACGCCAAGGACCTGAAGGAAACCACCATGGACCCGGCCAGCCGCAAACTGATCCGGGTGACCATCGACGAGGACGAACCCGGCGAAACCGGAGACCTGGTCGAACGCCTGATGGGCAAGAAACCCGAATTGCGGTTCCAGTACATCCAGGAAAACGCGCGCTTCGTGGAAGAATTGGATGTTTGA
- a CDS encoding alpha/beta fold hydrolase produces the protein MRSEMIELDGRPFHIRRWGAPDLPVLLMLHGFPEYSGAWSDLAPLLAERFHCIAPDQRGYGQSWAPEGVGNYVTSALVGDMVALIAQMGGGPITVLGHDWGASVAYGLAMFRPDLVERLIIANGVHPVPFQRAVAAGGAQTAASQYIHALREPGSEDKLAANDFEKMWKMFSASMDMGWLGDDRQVEYKTEWARPGRLRAMIDWYRASPLVVATPGEPATGLPDLPVDRLIVHCPHLLIWGDADTALLPVSTKGLEEFAADLTRVTLPGLDHWLCHRDPRAVADAILGWIDAAEDDQ, from the coding sequence ATGCGCAGCGAGATGATCGAACTGGACGGCCGGCCCTTTCATATCCGGCGCTGGGGCGCGCCCGACCTGCCGGTGCTGCTGATGCTGCACGGCTTTCCCGAATATTCCGGCGCCTGGAGCGACCTGGCGCCGCTGCTCGCCGAACGCTTCCATTGCATCGCGCCCGATCAGCGCGGCTATGGCCAGAGCTGGGCGCCGGAGGGCGTGGGCAACTATGTCACCTCGGCGCTGGTCGGGGACATGGTGGCGCTGATTGCGCAGATGGGCGGCGGCCCGATCACGGTGCTGGGCCATGACTGGGGGGCATCGGTCGCCTACGGGCTGGCCATGTTCCGTCCCGACCTGGTCGAGCGGCTGATCATCGCCAACGGCGTGCACCCGGTGCCGTTCCAGCGCGCGGTGGCCGCCGGCGGCGCACAGACCGCAGCCTCGCAATATATCCACGCCCTGCGCGAACCTGGGTCCGAGGACAAACTGGCCGCAAATGATTTCGAGAAGATGTGGAAGATGTTCTCGGCCAGCATGGACATGGGATGGCTCGGCGATGACAGGCAGGTCGAATACAAGACCGAATGGGCGCGGCCGGGGCGCCTGCGGGCGATGATCGACTGGTATCGCGCGTCACCGCTGGTGGTCGCCACCCCCGGAGAACCCGCCACCGGGCTGCCCGATCTGCCGGTCGACCGGCTGATCGTGCATTGCCCGCACCTGCTGATCTGGGGCGATGCGGACACCGCGCTGCTGCCGGTGTCGACCAAGGGGCTGGAGGAATTTGCCGCCGATCTCACCCGCGTCACCCTGCCCGGGCTGGATCACTGGCTGTGCCACCGGGATCCGCGGGCGGTCGCGGACGCGATCCTCGGCTGGATCGACGCGGCGGAGGATGACCAATGA